The stretch of DNA ACAACCTCTGGCAGCAGGACAGCGAGGGCAACTGGCGCATTGACCCCGAGCGCGACGTGCTGCGGATGGCCAACCACACCCGCGTCTTCCACACCAAGCCCAGCCGGCAAGACTGCGTAGATTCTGTCCGCAAGCAGTTCTACTCCGGCGAGGGGGCGATCCAGTGGGCTGGGGAGGCGAAAAAGCGAGCTGGAGCCGATGACCGCTACGGTCTCAACCCCTGCGGCGAAATCCTCGGCTCCAACTTTCACTGCAACCTGGCGGAAGTCCACCTCAACCAGCTCGATCCTGAGAACCTGCAAGAGCAGGAGGACGCCTTCAGGGCGGCGGCGCTCTCCGTGGCGGTGCTGCTCAACCATCAGTTCCAGGAGCCCCGCTACCAGAAGTCGCGCCTGGAGGATCCCATTGTGGGGGTCTCCTTCACGGGGCTGTTTGACTTCTTTGTGATCGCCTTTGGGGTGGAGTGGCTGCGCTGGTGGGAGGCGGGCCGCCCCGATACCATGCAGGGCCTCGAGTTCAAAGCCAGGGAAAAAGAGTTCCTCACCCGCTGGAAGGACATCGTCCACCAGGAGGTGTGGCGCTACTGCGATGCTCACGGCCTGGTGCGGCCCAACCGCTGCACCACCGTGCAGCCCGCCGGCACCAAGTCGCTGCTGACGGGCGCTAGCCCCGGCTGGCACCCGCCCAAGGCCCAGCGCTTCATTCGCCGCATCACCTTCCGCAAAAACGACCCGGTGGCCATGGCCTGCATTGACTACGGCTACGCGGTGGTGCCCTCCCAGTCAGACAAGGACGAGCAAGGCAACCTGCTGAACGACCCCTTTGACCCCCGCTGCACCGAGTGGCTGGTGGAAATTCCCGTAGAAGTGCTGTGGGCGAATTTGCCAGGGGCGGATGCGATCGCGATCGAGAAATTCTCGGCGGCGGCCCAGTTCGACTTCTACATGCAGGTGCAGGCCCACTACACCACCCACAACACCTCCGCCACCATCGAGTTCCGGGAACCCGAGCTAGAGGATCTGGCCGATCGCATCTATCAGGCCATTCAGAACGACGAGGGCTACATCTCCGCCGCCCTGCTGGCCCGGTTTGACGACCTGCAAACCTTCCCCCGCTTACCCTTTGAGCCCATCGACAAGGCTACCTTCGAGGCCCAAAAGCAGCAGGTGGTCGCGCGGCGCGGCACCGACAACTTCCACGCGGCTCTGTCGCGCTACGACGCGGGTGAGGTGATCGAGGCTGGCCCGGCGGGCTGCGATTCTGACAAGTGCATGCTGCCAGAGAAGAAGCCTGACTAAGCTGGGCTGACGAGGCAACAGAACAAGGAATAGAGGCATATCCAAGGGGCTCTGGCTAAGGCTAGAGCCCCTTTTCTGTCACACCGCGATGACTACGCCTGGGACAGTGATCTTGGCGGCAGATTTTAACCTTCGTAGGGTGTGCATTGCTTGTCACAGCAGCCAGTTGATGAAGCCGCTAGTACGGGTGGTCAGAAATAGGGCAACCCTTGCTGAGGGTTTCAGGTGCTGGGTTTCAGGTTTCAGGAACAGTTGGCTAACTTATGCCGCAGGGTGCCAGGGGCTATCATCAATTAGCTGCCAAACAGCCGAAAATTTAGGGTTACAGCCCCTAGCCTGTCGTTTGGGTCAGGCGTGGCAAAGCTTGATATACCGGGCTTTTAGCCACAATTGATGACACGCCCTAGTTGATAAAGGGCTTCAACTTAAATCGCTAAGGTCGTCAAGGCCTCGGAGCCTATCATCGTCAGCACTGTCGGGCTCAGGGCTGTTGAGCAGAGCGTCTAAATCCAGACTGTCGGTGTCGAAACTGGACTCCAGCCCAAACGGATCGTCCTCGGTAGCTTCGATATTGCTATCCAGAAGGTTGTCAAAACCGATGTCATCGGATGTTGCGGGCGGGGCGGTATTGTCCAGGTCAAAGGCGGGGTCTGTGCCAAATGGGTCTTCCTGGGGGGGGAGGGGATCAGGCTCTAAGCCAAATGGGTCGGTTGGGGAGCTGTCGGGGGCGGGGATGGACTCCAGGTTTAGCGCTTCAGTATTCTCCAGATCCCTGTCCAGACCAGAGTCGAAGCTGACGTCTGATGTCAGCCCTGATGCTATCTCTGGGGAAAATTCTGGAGCCACCTCAGGGAATGGCGCAGCGGGTTCGATCGCAGCCTCAAGCTCTAGATCTAGACCTGCATCCTCGCTGGTGACCAGGCTGGCGGCGGCGATCGCCGTGTCGAGGTCAAACTCACCGGGGTCACTGACTGAACCAGCGGCAGCCTCGGGCGAGGCTTGCAGCAGCTGCAGCCGGGCCTCATAGCTCTGCTCTAGCTCCTGGGTCCGCTGGGTCAGTTCGTCCTGGTAGTGCTCAATCTTTTCGGCCAGCTTTTGCTCGTATTCCTCGCGCAGGCTGGTCTCTATCTCGCGCCGCAGGTTCAGCTCCAGCTCCTCGGCGGAGGGCTCGCTCGCTGCGGGGGAACCCGCGCCCCGGGCCAGTTGCAGCTGAGCGTCGTAGGTGGCCTGCATCTGGGCCAGTCGCTGCTCCATCTCATCCTGGTACTGGGCAACGCGCTCGGCCAGGCGCTGGTCATACTCCGCCTGGAGCCGAGCCTCTACCTCAGCCAGATCGCCAGCCCCGGCACGGGCTTCAGGGGTGGGCTCCGGCACCAGGTTGCCCAACGGGATAGCGCCACTGTCTGCGGCCAGGCGAGCCTGGGTCTCATCCTGGTAGTGGGCGATCGCCTCTGCCAGGCGCTGCTCGTACTCTTGCTGGGCCTGCGATCGCGCTTCGACCAGTTTCTCTTGGAGGTGCTGCTCGTAGGCCTGCTGGATTTTGGTGGCGGCCTCTTTGAGACGGGTTTCGTACTGTTTGCGAATGCGTTGCTCAATGCTGCTGTCCGATTCGCCAGAGGCGTTGCCCGACAGAGCCTGGCGGGCCTGAAACTCGGCCTCTAGCTGGCTGCGCTGCTCATCGTACTGAGTCTGGTAGCGCTCCATGCGTTCCGCCAGCTGGGCTTCGTAGTCGTTTTGCAGCTGGCGGGTGGCATCGCGCAGTCGCTGCTCGTGCTCCTGGGCTAGCTCGTCCTGCCGCTGCTGGCTCTGCTGCAACGCCTCACTCAGCTCATTCACCTGGCCCTGGCGCAGGTAGTAGCCCACAATGACCGCCAGAAGTAGGCCAATTAAAGCAGCAACAATAAGACCTTGCGTGAGTTGAGGCATCGTGTTTTCCCCTGTAGACATTAAAAGCCGAGCCGCAGATCATTCACGCTTGAGAGGCCAAAAACGGCGCCTCCCCCGCTTTAGCAGCTGCTAAATAGTGACGATCAATGATATACGCTGCATCTGGTTTGGGATCTCTAAACTTTCCCCGCCGCCTGGTCCGGCACAGGGGCCGAGAGCGACTTTGAGGGCGTGTTATTCATTCTGGGTGACAGCCTCCTTGATGTCAGTCCCTCCGATTCCCCGCCAGCCGTTTCGATGACAGATTATGTCCTTGGTCGGCGTCAGCCCTGCGGTCCCTTGGGCGCATCCTCTACAATGAAGCTAACTTTACCGGTCTCGCCAGTGGGCACACCGATCGGTTCACTGACCAGGATTCCGTCGTTCCTCTGCCCTATTTCTCCGTTGCGTATGACCTATTCTCCCCACCGTCAGCCTGCCCTGCACAAGGCCGTTGCGCCAGAGAGCAACACCCCTGCTTCCCAGCCCAACCCGGATGAGGACGGTGCCCTCCAACTGGCCTACACCATTGCCGCTGCCGCTGACGAGCGCAAAGCGGGCAACATCACGATTTTGCAGGTGGGAGATGTGTCGTATCTGGCCGACTATTTTGTGGTGGCGACCGGCTTTTCGGCGGTACAGGTGCGCGCTATCACCCGCTCTATTGAGGCGGCTCTCGAAACCGACTACAATCGGCGTCCCCTACGGGTTGAAGGCCAGGGCGAGGGCAACTGGATCGTGATGGACTACGGCGAAGTCATTGCCCACATCTTTATGCCCGAGGCCCGTGACTACTACGATCTAGAAGCCTTTTGGGGCCACGCCAACCAAATCGTTTACCAGCCTTCCGGACCCCATTTCGCCGGTGGCCAGGGCTAAGCAAGCTGGACCTGAGGTCGACGGTCGGCGATGAGGTCAGACCCCGGTTGAGCGAGGGGTTAACCCCTGGGAGCGAACGAATTGCTGTGCAGAGATTCCTAATGGTGGGCAATTCGTTTAGTCTAGAGCTAGATTTGCGTATTGTCGGTGGCCATGCCTCAACGATGTCCGGTACCGGCTGAGCAGCAGCCCATCAACGAATACCAGGATGTGCGAGATTCCTGGTTTTATGGCTGGGGTAGCCGCAATTTAACCGGCTACCTCAAGCCCCTGGTTGTACTTTGGATCGTCGGTTGGGCGGTGGCTGGGCCGATGGCCGCCGCCAGTTTTGTACCCATCAAGCATCCCCTGCCCTTTGGCCTCAGTGCGGCCATGGGAGCCCTGGTACTGCCTATGCTGGCCCTGCTACAGCTCTACGTTGGCTGGGCTCATGTGGGAGGAAGGCTGCGGCAGACCACGGTGCCCTACGAAGAGTCGGGCTGGTACGACGGCCAGCTCTGGGTTAAGCCGGAGGAGGTTTCAAACCGCGATCGCCTGATTGTAGACTACCAGGTACAGCCTGTACTTCAGCGCATTCGCCGCACCCTGGGGGTGATGGCGCTGATGTTGGCCCTGGGCCTGATAGTCTGGCCCAGGTTGCATTAGCGCCCACGGCGGCTATCGACGACTAACCGCTCACCCCCTTGTTCACCACCGCAGAGCCCCTAATTATGACCAGCAGTCGGGTTAATCGACACCAAACTAAAGAGCTAGAGATACAGCTGCTGCGGGAAGGCATCGTCGAGTCCAACCACATCGCCCACGTGGCCGTGTGCGACAACCGGGGCCGCACCCTGTCGGTCGCCGGCAACGGTGAGTTGGGTACCTTCATTCGCTCGGCGCTCAAGCCCTTTCAGGCCCTGGCGGTGACCGCGGCCGGGGCGCTGGAACGCTACAGCCTGGGCGATCGCGACCTGGCCATTATGTGTGGCTCCCACCAGGGCACCATCGAGCAGGTGCGTCAGGTTTTTCATATCCTCTGGCAGGCGGACCTCGACACCACCGCCCTGCGCTGCCCCACCCCAGCGGGCAAAAAAAGCCCCCTGGAGCACAACTGCTCGGGCAAGCACGCCGGTATGCTGGCGGTTTCTCAGCAGCGCAACTGGCCCCTGGAGAGCTACCTCGATCGGAATCACCCGGTACAAAAGCTAATTGTGGCCCGCATTTCGGAACTGCTGGGCATGCCCTCTGATGAATTTATCTGCGCCCACGACGACTGTGGTGCCCCCACCTACTTCATGCAGCTGAGCCAGATGGCCACTCTGTTTGCCATGCTCTCCTCGGGCAGCAACCTGGATATGGAGCGGATTGTGCGGGCGATGACCAGCCACCCCGACATGGTGGGTGGCCCCGACGCCTTCGACACCATTTTGATGGAGCTGACCAACGGCGCTCTGGTGAGCAAATCAGGAGCCGAAGGGATTCAGTGCATTGGTCGAGTCGGCGAGGGCTTGGGGCTGGCCATTAAGGTGATTGACGGAGCCAAGCGGGCCAAGTACGCCACGGCCATTTTCACCCTCCGTCAGCTGGGCTGGATATCGCCTTCGGTCGCCGATACCCTGGCGGAAACCTACATGGAAATTGGCAACTACAAGCGCCTTGATGTAGTTGGCGATCTGCCAATGATGTACTAACAGTGGTTGGATGGTTACGTTTTGGGCGGCCCACAGGATATTTTGAGCAAAAAATTGCTTGAGCGAAAATCAGATTGTTATTTAAGAACATTTAGCGCTATAGTGAATAAGCCGACGCGGGGTAGAGCAGTCTGGTAGCTCGTCGGGCTCATAACCCGAAGGTCCA from Leptolyngbya sp. KIOST-1 encodes:
- the nrdJ gene encoding ribonucleoside-triphosphate reductase, adenosylcobalamin-dependent encodes the protein MVQELPRTRQQGPFPEAAPAAFPVFYRTYSRRGEVVEGQRETWDQVCDRTLAGLVELGNLTADEVELLGRMQRQVKALPSGRWLWVGGTAWSKQPENFSGAYNCTSTNVVDWRAFGLMMDLAMMGCGTGAILEPKYISQIPAIRNRITVTMAGDIGETPVAERQEKTDVTVEGNQITIRVGDSRQGWVKSYETLLELSTDQRFSGEVNVTIDLRDVRPAGEKLKGFGGVANPIRLSLLYDRCANILNKALGRQLNSVECCLLIDEAAACVVAGNIRRSAGMRQFDSADELAASAKDNLWQQDSEGNWRIDPERDVLRMANHTRVFHTKPSRQDCVDSVRKQFYSGEGAIQWAGEAKKRAGADDRYGLNPCGEILGSNFHCNLAEVHLNQLDPENLQEQEDAFRAAALSVAVLLNHQFQEPRYQKSRLEDPIVGVSFTGLFDFFVIAFGVEWLRWWEAGRPDTMQGLEFKAREKEFLTRWKDIVHQEVWRYCDAHGLVRPNRCTTVQPAGTKSLLTGASPGWHPPKAQRFIRRITFRKNDPVAMACIDYGYAVVPSQSDKDEQGNLLNDPFDPRCTEWLVEIPVEVLWANLPGADAIAIEKFSAAAQFDFYMQVQAHYTTHNTSATIEFREPELEDLADRIYQAIQNDEGYISAALLARFDDLQTFPRLPFEPIDKATFEAQKQQVVARRGTDNFHAALSRYDAGEVIEAGPAGCDSDKCMLPEKKPD
- the rsfS gene encoding ribosome silencing factor; translation: MTYSPHRQPALHKAVAPESNTPASQPNPDEDGALQLAYTIAAAADERKAGNITILQVGDVSYLADYFVVATGFSAVQVRAITRSIEAALETDYNRRPLRVEGQGEGNWIVMDYGEVIAHIFMPEARDYYDLEAFWGHANQIVYQPSGPHFAGGQG
- a CDS encoding CGLD27 family protein; amino-acid sequence: MPQRCPVPAEQQPINEYQDVRDSWFYGWGSRNLTGYLKPLVVLWIVGWAVAGPMAAASFVPIKHPLPFGLSAAMGALVLPMLALLQLYVGWAHVGGRLRQTTVPYEESGWYDGQLWVKPEEVSNRDRLIVDYQVQPVLQRIRRTLGVMALMLALGLIVWPRLH
- a CDS encoding asparaginase is translated as MFTTAEPLIMTSSRVNRHQTKELEIQLLREGIVESNHIAHVAVCDNRGRTLSVAGNGELGTFIRSALKPFQALAVTAAGALERYSLGDRDLAIMCGSHQGTIEQVRQVFHILWQADLDTTALRCPTPAGKKSPLEHNCSGKHAGMLAVSQQRNWPLESYLDRNHPVQKLIVARISELLGMPSDEFICAHDDCGAPTYFMQLSQMATLFAMLSSGSNLDMERIVRAMTSHPDMVGGPDAFDTILMELTNGALVSKSGAEGIQCIGRVGEGLGLAIKVIDGAKRAKYATAIFTLRQLGWISPSVADTLAETYMEIGNYKRLDVVGDLPMMY